In the genome of Carya illinoinensis cultivar Pawnee chromosome 13, C.illinoinensisPawnee_v1, whole genome shotgun sequence, the window tacatttaacTTGTGGGTTATTGGGGTCACCACCCTTTAgcttggtaaagtgttgccaaactatggatacaggttttttgccctgtgtgggcttcggagcagggcaaggtgtactcgttataggcgTAGGAGTAGGATTAggttctggggtaggggtgttggctggggaaggcgagctatcactgaaatccgaagacattctTGATTCtccaacacaaaaaaaaaaaaatatttaaagtacaatccaacacaatcagcaaaaactgcatacatcaaaaaaataattgggtttcggattggaaccccaatttggggttccaatccgaaaccctaaatcaatttaggggtttcatggattgaaacccctaattcAATTTGGGGGTTTCATTGAATttgggggtttcaatcaatgaaaccccaaccaccaaattagggtttcggattggaaccccaattccaatccgaaaccgtaaatcaatttaggggtttcaatcaatgaaacccctaattCAATTTGgaggtttcaatcaatgaaactccaaaaaaaaattagggtttcggattggaaccccaatttaAATGgaggttccaatccgaaacctcAAATTGAAAtccgaaacaatcacacaaGTCACGAATTcacagcacacaattcacaaatcccatcctccatctccgattcaacccatccttcctccaacttcctccaatttctgatcaaaactaagaaaaataaaaatcaaaagaggAGGAGAACACGCTAACTTACCGTGTACCATGCGGCGTGCGTCCGGCGTCGTGCGttgtgcgagagagagggaggagagaacaTGGCGTGCGGCAGACAAACTGGTtgcgagagggaggagggaacatGGGGGCGACGGGAGGGAGAGAGATCTTTCGAGAAGATTGGGTTTCGCCGTTTCGGATGTGCAAAGGGACTCGGGAGGGGACCGGGGGGGGGGAGACTGGGGACTTAGGGTTAACCCATTAaatgaaacggcaccgttttaTGATGGACAAAACGGCGCTGTTTCATATAAGCAgacttattaatatatataatataatatatattatatattatatatataataaccggGGCAGGGCGGGGGAAAAACATACCGGGGGGAGGCCgtttccgtcccccgcctccacTGGGACGCCACCATATGggcggggggccccgccccccGCCCTTGCGGTGCAGATGCCCCGCCCCGCATATGCGGGTGAGGGtgcggggcgaacggggcgaggcagcgggttccggggccctgctgcccacccctaatagGTAGTTAATGTTAGATACTAAGGATCATCTTGTTGGGTTTTATGTCTATATTCTCTTGATTTGATGCTCATCCCGGGAATGTTGGATTCACCTCAACTTCCCGGATCAATTATCCATTCTAGCTCCTTTGGTGATTGATTACGAGATGGAGTTGTGTAGGTCATTAAGATTCCAACGACCCAGTCCTCACCACTTTTTGGGTAGGGCCTCTATGTTGGGCCCACCTCTCCGAAAGGGCAACTCGAGTCCCTCCACAAAATTTATAggaccattaaaaaaatatgattgaatCATACCAAGTATACTAGTTCAAATATCACTCTTCCTGTTGATTAATGGTTATTGGAACATGAATCTCAGCATGCTAAGTTTGTTTATGATGAAATTAATCTTGATTATATCCAACAATATCTAGACCGTACTACTAATGCCTCCCAAGTAAGCACATCTTATTATACTACTAAAAATACAGATATGTCTAAAAAGGATAAACctattaaagaagaagaagaagaagatgaagagaccCCTTCCATGCCTTTTACTTCTTCGGATTTTGATTTTGCTACTCTTACTATTCATAATAGTTAACTGGGATAAATAGAACTTTTGAAATTGATTTGATTGATTTGTACAATGATTATAATTCTTcttataataaagaaaaaagaagatggTAACATGATACttttaatgaaaatgaaagattgTTTGTTCaacaaaaatggaaagaaaagatgcatgATCTACAAAAACATATCTTGTTTTTTGACTTTGTTGAAAATTACTATATTTCTAAtactatttcaaaaaatagtttgaatgtgGTAAAAGAAACCAAATTttgttatagaaaataaatttattattgttgttgatgTGATTCCTACTTGAAAACTATTATTATTGCACCCCGTGATTCCTGCTACATTTACCCTTGGTTTTGGTGAATTATTGTTGTTGGAGACTATTATTGATGTATTCCTTGTggtgaattattattattttttttgatagaaaaccTGCTTTCATTGATTAACTTGCAATAGCAATAGATACATCACTCAAAACAAAGTTCATAACCTCCAAGGGTCCACTCTCAGCCCACACTCTCTCGTTGGACTCCCTAATAGCTAACCTTGCAGCATTGTGAGCTGCACCATTTGCTGACATGTGAACAAAAGACAGCTTCCAACCCGGATGAAGCCTCATCTCTTGCTGCAAATCATCTGTATCTTGGCCACCCCACGAAAAATCCTCTTTTCTTGAATTGACAGCCTCTATGATTGCCTTTGCATCTCCTTCGAAGACAACATGGGTCAAGTCCATGTCTATACACATATCCAATGCCCTCTGCAATGCAGCTTTTTCTGCTTGGGCAGCCGAGAAAACCTTGTTCCTTGATGTAGTTAGGCATGCTTTTAACTTTCCTTCACTATCTCTAACTACTATGCCTATTCCACCTCTATTCAAAGACTTATCAAAAGCAGCATCGAAATTCACCTTTACAGCAGGCCACTCAGGAACTTGCCATTGCCTACTGACCACTGCAGTTGATTCCCCTCCCTCCAGCCTGCTACTAACCTTGGAATTAACCTCCCTCAGCACTGAAACTTCAGCCTGAGCCATTGTTGTAATGGACTCAGGACTCATGAACTGATTCTTGAAGACAAAAGCATTTCTCCTGCTCCACAAGAGGTGACACAGCACTGCTGCCATTTGTAGCTCCTCATTGTCTAGTCTTGTTGACATTTCTTTCCATAGCTGCTGAAAGTCACAGAAGGAACTGTTCCACTTTTTGAGCTTGCTTCTGTCAACTCCCCACACATCTCGAGCTGCTGGACAGGACCATAGGGTATGTATTACAGTTTCAGGCTCTCTGATACAGATAGGACAAAGGTTATTCTCCACAATGCTCTTCCTGCACAGCATATCTTTGGTTGGAAGTACATTGGATAGGCTCCTCCATACAAACATTCTGATTTTCCCCGGGGCTTCTAACTTCCATAGGTCCTTCCACATCCCTGCACAATCCCCTCCTGAAGAGGGTTCTCCCCTActtctttttgaaaaacaagTATCCATGTAATAAGCGCTTTTGACTGTGAAAGTTCCTTTTGTAGACCCTGCCCATATCCTTTTGTCACTGGCCCCTCTCTTGCTAATGGGGATTGAAAGAATCAAATTTGCTTCCTCTTTACAGAAAATGGCCTTGACTAAATCCTCCTTCCATGACTTTGTGCTTACATTGATTAAAGCACTCACCTTACAGTTTGAATCCAAAGTGTTGGGGAGGGGGTCTGTACTTGGTATGTTACTGGACGAGGCAGCCACTTTTCCTTCCATATTGATATGTCTCTTCCATTACCCACTCTCCATACTAACCCTTCTCTCACCAGATTCCTACTAGACCAGATGCTTCTCCATATATACGATGGAGAACCCTTCAGCTCAGCCTCCATCACCTCACAGTTCAGGAAATACTTCTCTTTGAAAACTCTTGAGACTAAAGACTGTGGCTCTTTAATCATTCTCCACAGTTGTTTTGCTAATAGAGCCCTATTGAAGCTATTAAAATCCCTGAAACCCAACCCACCTTGGTTTTTGACTGTTCCCATGCTGCTCCAAGATTTCCAGTGGATACCCCTTCCTGCCTCTGTTTGACACCACCAAAATTTGGCTATGATAGcttttatatcttttaaaagCTTTCCAGGCATCTTGAAAACACTCATGGCATAGGTTGGGATAGCTTGCAACACACTTTTAATTAGAATTTCCTTTCCAGCAGTGGAAAGGAACCGATGCTTCCAGCTATTGACCCTCCTCCACACCTTTTCCTTAAGACTTTGGAAGGTGTTATATTTCGATCTGCCCACAATTGTTGGAAGTCCGAGATACTTGTTGTAGTTGTTACACCTTGAGCCATTTATCTGCtgcaaaataaaattctttgttTCAACCCTTGTATTGGAGCTAAAAAACACACTTGTCTTCTCTTTATTCAGTGTTTGGCCCGATGCTTCCTCATATACTTTCAGAAGGCCCTTGATCTGGTACCATTCCACTAGTTGAGCTCTGCAAAAAATAGCacagtcatctgcaaaaagcagGTGGTTAATCCTAGTTCCCTTCCTTGATACTGCTACCCCCTTGATGAGACCTCTCTGTTCAGCACCATT includes:
- the LOC122290976 gene encoding uncharacterized protein LOC122290976; translation: MSTRLDNEELQMAAVLCHLLWSRRNAFVFKNQFMSPESITTMAQAEVSVLREVNSKVSSRLEGGESTAVVSRQWQVPEWPAVKVNFDAAFDKSLNRGGIGIVVRDSEGKLKACLTTSRNKVFSAAQAEKAALQRALDMCIDMDLTHVVFEGDAKAIIEAVNSRKEDFSWGGQDTDDLQQEMRLHPGWKLSFVHMSANGAAHNAARLAIRESNERVWAESGPLEVMNFVLSDVSIAIAS